In a genomic window of Glycine max cultivar Williams 82 chromosome 13, Glycine_max_v4.0, whole genome shotgun sequence:
- the LOC100799068 gene encoding uncharacterized protein has product MEKYFGNAYRGDPGVPHSDPDRFVNIWVGSAAFAVLTYFNPYMWQLSNQFNWHDKAMLYEQYHWKQARKKNQPYEFLWNKTWDKNHREHYYYNWPFFFPWPLFFPFLATFSLFFWGETRVPPPPPPPPNAFLVISSFFF; this is encoded by the exons ATGGAGAAGTATTTCGGAAACGCTTATCGTGGCGACCCGGGCGTGCCCCATTCGGACCCGGATCGCTTCGTCAACATATGGGTCGGATCCGCTGCCTTCGCTGTTCTCACATATTTCAATCCCTACATGTGGCAGCTCTCTAATCAGTTCAA TTGGCATGACAAAGCAATGTTATATGAGCAATATCACTGGAAACAGGCAAGGAAGAAGAATCAGCCATATGAGTTCTTG TGGAACAAGACCTGGGACAAGAACCACCGGGAACATTACTACTACAACTGgcctttttttttcccttggccccttttttttccttttttggcaactttttccctttttttttggggggaaaCCCgggttccccccccccccccccccccccccaatgcTTTCCTTGTGAtcagttccttttttttttaa
- the LOC100798016 gene encoding auxin-responsive protein SAUR32: MTLRTFVGKIERGVSHFVHRRPSLNYLSEATTTSVVPDDVREGYFAVLATKGGESKRFVVGLHYLTDPGFLGLLDQAEEEFGFRQKGALAIPCQPQELQKILDGCRM; encoded by the coding sequence ATGACACTTAGGACTTTTGTTGGGAAGATAGAAAGGGGTGTTTCACACTTTGTTCACAGAAGGCCTTCACTGAACTACTTGAGTGAAGCCACAACCACAAGTGTGGTGCCAGATGATGTTAGGGAAGGATATTTTGCTGTTCTTGCAACAAAGGGTGGAGAATCCAAAAGGTTCGTTGTTGGCTTACATTACTTGACTGATCCTGGTTTCTTGGGACTGCTAGATCAAGCTGAGGAAGAGTTTGGTTTCAGGCAAAAGGGAGCTCTTGCAATCCCTTGTCAGCCACAAGAGTTACAGAAAATTCTAGATGGTTGCAGAATGTAA
- the LOC106795483 gene encoding uncharacterized protein — MTCPNNVINHERNVCMARATSKRARFSHGQEISWMFLHHLNINSQSLPKDTQSQTLQTLSRRNSHCSVFDFKMIRSFVEKIEKGLSLIVPKKPELSYFNENQVETTTNVVPDDVSKGYFAVVAIKDGEIKRFVVELDYLANPAFLGLLDQAGEEYGFKQQGTLAVPCRPQELQKILDGWRVIPDNIKGAGRDIYFPKFL, encoded by the coding sequence ATGACCTGTCCAAATAATGTCATTAATCATGAACGCAATGTATGTATGGCAAGAGCCACAAGCAAGCGTGCAAGGTTCTCACACGGTCAAGAAATTTCGTGGATGTTTCTTCATCATCTCAATATAAATAGCCAATCTCTACCCAAAGACACCCAATCTCAAACTTTGCAAACTTTATCACGAAGAAATTCGCATTGTTCAGTCTTCGATTTCAAGATGATTAGGTCTTTTGTTGAGAAGATTGAAAAGGGTCTCTCACTAATTGTGCCCAAAAAGCCTGAACTCAGCTACTTCAATGAAAATCAAGTGGAAACCACAACAAATGTTGTGCCAGATGATGTTAGTAAGGGATATTTTGCAGTTGTTGCAATCAAAGATGGAGAAATCAAAAGGTTTGTTGTTGAGTTAGACTACTTGGCAAATCCTGCATTCTTGGGACTGTTGGATCAAGCTGGAGAAGAGTATGGCTTCAAACAGCAGGGAACTCTAGCAGTTCCTTGTCGGCCTCAAGAATTACAGAAAATCTTAGATGGTTGGAGAGTGATACCGGACAACATCAAAGGTGCAGGAAGGGATATTTATTTTCCCAAGTTCCTATGA